From one Bacillota bacterium genomic stretch:
- a CDS encoding TRAP transporter permease — MAEASPWSSSLEKKLIAAVALALAGFQLATAIWGSLPPMNQRFVHLAGALLLGLLAIPTARQRRDRSKLWAVLDTVLVLLTIPLLAYFYSRLAPELVLDRGIWGVSGPERWAGLLLGLLVLEVTRRAVGWPLVVVGGLALAYGLLGPYLPASIAHKGQSMWDLVDYLLWTTEGVFGVPLSVSSTYVAVFIIFGALLEKLGGATFFLELATALAGSKRGGPAQVSVVSSAMMGTISGSAVANVMTTGAFTIPLMKRLGYPSTVAGAIEAVASTGGQILPPVMGAAAFVMAEMLEIRYWQVALVAALPAVLYYVSLGVQVYLMAARLGLKGLPKEELPRPGAVLRRGWYLLAPLALLIYLLLGLHDSPTRAGVYSVGALVAVSVAASLAKEHRIPWREMLDALVSSARTMVLVAAACATAGIVIGVISLTALGVRFSQGIIALGQGQLWLTLLLTMGACIVLGMGLPTTAAYVITAVLGAPALTKLGVPPIAAHLFVLYYASLSFITPPVALAAYAGAGLAGSNAMATGFTAWRLGLAGFVVPFMFVYSPALLLQGPVGEVLLAIPTALVGIMLLAVAVEGWFGSRLTLLQRVAVLAAALLLVDPGWLTDLLGGTIAASVVGWQRYGRVWLHKARGTGRVATGAGGAGPHA, encoded by the coding sequence ATGGCGGAGGCCTCCCCCTGGAGCTCCAGCCTTGAAAAGAAGTTGATCGCGGCAGTAGCGCTGGCGCTTGCAGGGTTCCAGCTGGCGACAGCCATATGGGGTAGCCTTCCGCCCATGAACCAGCGCTTCGTGCACCTGGCCGGTGCGCTGCTATTGGGCCTGCTGGCCATCCCGACAGCGAGGCAACGGCGCGACCGATCGAAACTGTGGGCCGTGCTTGACACAGTCCTGGTACTCCTTACCATTCCTCTCCTGGCGTACTTCTACTCGCGCCTCGCGCCGGAGCTGGTACTCGATCGGGGGATTTGGGGCGTCTCGGGGCCTGAGCGCTGGGCCGGGCTGCTACTCGGATTGCTGGTGCTCGAGGTCACCCGCCGGGCAGTGGGCTGGCCTCTGGTGGTGGTAGGCGGCCTGGCGTTGGCCTACGGGCTGCTGGGACCATACCTGCCCGCAAGCATCGCCCACAAGGGGCAGTCGATGTGGGACCTGGTGGACTACCTGCTCTGGACCACGGAGGGCGTCTTCGGTGTGCCCCTTTCCGTCTCGTCCACTTACGTGGCGGTGTTCATCATCTTCGGCGCGCTGCTGGAGAAACTGGGGGGCGCCACCTTCTTCCTGGAACTTGCCACGGCTCTGGCAGGGTCCAAGCGGGGCGGCCCCGCCCAGGTCTCGGTCGTCTCCAGCGCCATGATGGGAACCATCTCGGGCTCCGCAGTCGCCAATGTGATGACGACGGGAGCGTTTACCATTCCTCTCATGAAACGCCTGGGCTACCCATCCACGGTGGCGGGGGCAATCGAGGCAGTCGCCTCAACAGGCGGGCAGATCCTTCCACCTGTCATGGGCGCTGCAGCCTTCGTCATGGCCGAGATGCTGGAGATACGCTACTGGCAGGTGGCCCTGGTCGCGGCGTTACCCGCGGTACTCTATTACGTCAGCCTGGGGGTCCAGGTCTACCTGATGGCCGCACGGCTGGGGCTCAAAGGCCTGCCCAAAGAGGAACTCCCCCGGCCCGGGGCTGTGTTGCGCAGGGGCTGGTACCTGCTTGCTCCCCTGGCACTGCTCATCTATCTTCTGCTCGGGCTGCACGACTCGCCCACCCGGGCCGGTGTTTACAGCGTGGGGGCCCTGGTTGCGGTCAGTGTAGCGGCCTCGCTCGCGAAGGAACACCGCATTCCGTGGCGAGAGATGCTGGACGCCCTTGTGAGTTCCGCCCGGACGATGGTACTGGTGGCGGCCGCCTGTGCCACCGCGGGCATCGTAATCGGGGTCATTTCCCTGACAGCTTTGGGCGTACGCTTCTCCCAGGGGATTATCGCCCTGGGCCAGGGGCAGCTGTGGCTGACGCTGCTCCTGACCATGGGTGCTTGCATCGTACTGGGTATGGGGCTTCCCACGACGGCCGCCTACGTCATCACTGCCGTCCTTGGAGCACCGGCGCTGACGAAGCTGGGCGTGCCCCCGATTGCCGCTCATCTGTTTGTCCTCTACTACGCCTCCCTCTCCTTCATCACGCCGCCAGTGGCGCTTGCGGCTTACGCAGGCGCCGGCCTCGCCGGATCCAACGCCATGGCCACCGGTTTTACAGCATGGAGGCTCGGGCTGGCAGGCTTCGTTGTCCCGTTCATGTTCGTCTATAGCCCGGCGTTATTGCTCCAGGGGCCAGTTGGCGAGGTGTTACTCGCAATTCCCACCGCTCTCGTCGGGATCATGCTGCTTGCGGTGGCGGTGGAGGGCTGGTTTGGGAGCCGTCTGACCCTTCTCCAGCGGGTGGCGGTGCTGGCAGCCGCGCTGCTCCTGGTGGACCCTGGCTGGCTCACTGATCTTCTGGGTGGCACAATCGCGGCGAGCGTGGTGGGATGGCAGCGTTATGGGCGGGTCTGGCTCCATAAAGCGCGGGGAACCGGCCGCGTTGCTACGGGTGCGGGTGGAGCCGGCCCGCACGCGTAA
- a CDS encoding TAXI family TRAP transporter solute-binding subunit, translating into MKRPSSLATTLGVLVLVVALAGSAGAAVRRIAIATAGTGGALYPMGVAMAESINRHVPGFQASAQASAASVQNLSMLHAGSVEWGIAQSEIAWFAYNGLEVYRGRQMDHLRALFATVGSWVQVFVPANSPVRSFDDLRGKRVGVGSPGSGGEVDARMLLSYFGLTYQNVKAVFLSDAEMVEALKEGTLDAMVVTHPLKSAPLLDLTTSMKVRMLSVDDPSFYGKHPYFLRRVIPGGTYEGIDEPVVTPYSRVVMYTSTRSGLGDDDIYRMLRAIWDNRNEWKDAHPAVSRDVTWEAALDGIATPLHPGAVRFFRDRGVKVPDALIPPEMK; encoded by the coding sequence GTGAAGCGCCCAAGCAGTCTCGCAACGACACTGGGAGTGCTCGTACTGGTGGTGGCGCTGGCCGGCAGCGCTGGCGCGGCCGTTCGCCGGATCGCCATCGCCACGGCCGGAACGGGCGGCGCGCTCTACCCGATGGGGGTGGCCATGGCGGAAAGCATCAACCGCCACGTGCCGGGCTTCCAGGCCAGCGCCCAGGCCAGTGCGGCCTCGGTGCAAAACCTTTCCATGCTGCATGCTGGCAGCGTCGAATGGGGGATCGCGCAAAGCGAGATCGCCTGGTTCGCCTACAACGGGCTGGAGGTTTACAGGGGCCGCCAGATGGATCACCTGAGGGCCCTGTTCGCCACGGTGGGCTCGTGGGTCCAGGTCTTCGTGCCAGCGAACAGCCCGGTGCGATCCTTCGACGACCTGCGGGGCAAGCGGGTCGGCGTGGGCTCGCCGGGTTCGGGTGGCGAGGTCGATGCCCGGATGCTCCTCAGTTACTTCGGGCTCACCTATCAGAACGTGAAGGCCGTCTTCCTATCCGACGCGGAAATGGTGGAGGCCCTCAAGGAAGGCACCCTTGACGCCATGGTCGTGACGCACCCGCTCAAGTCGGCGCCTCTACTCGACCTCACGACGTCCATGAAGGTCCGCATGCTTTCGGTGGACGACCCCTCTTTCTATGGCAAGCACCCCTACTTCCTGCGCCGGGTCATCCCCGGAGGCACCTATGAGGGCATCGACGAGCCCGTGGTGACGCCTTACAGCCGGGTCGTCATGTACACCAGCACTCGCTCCGGCCTCGGCGACGACGACATATACCGGATGCTCCGGGCTATCTGGGATAACCGCAATGAGTGGAAAGACGCCCACCCGGCAGTGAGCCGGGACGTCACCTGGGAGGCTGCCCTGGACGGTATTGCCACGCCGCTCCATCCGGGGGCGGTGCGGTTCTTCCGTGACCGCGGCGTCAAGGTTCCGGACGCTCTGATTCCCCCGGAGATGAAGTGA